A window of Falco cherrug isolate bFalChe1 chromosome 11, bFalChe1.pri, whole genome shotgun sequence genomic DNA:
TTGAAAAGTGGGGCACCACCAACTGTCggcctgctttgttttgtggaGGGACGAAGGTCCATGGAAAGGAAATCACTGCTCAAAGcagaccaaaaaacccaaagacagAGCTGGCAACATGAGTACTGAAGTGACTCCCCAAAGTGCATCCCGTTAGTTCAGGGCACTTAGGGAAAAGGCTACGCCAAAGCCAACATCTGCCGCCTCCTATAAATAACCGAGCCCACCGCGAGCGGTGGGATGGACCACAGCTTCCACTGGAGAGGGCGCCTTCTGCCAAAACCCAAAGCATCTGCAGTCCCCTCTCATTTGGGTGGGGAccagctgggctccccagctgaGGTGGAGGTTTGCAGGAACAAACATCGCTGTTGCCTCCTGGCCCAATCCCTAGACCAACAGCAGTAGCAGTTTCATAACCTGGACATCCAGAAGACCACCTCCATCAGCTCAGAGCTGACACATGGCATGGAGGAGTCGCTACCAGGCGATGACAGGACAGTGACAACTTGTCAAGGTGAGAGCAATGGTAACAAATCCTTgtcctccctttcctctggtTTCCATTTCCAAGGAGTCAGCTCCCATATGTCTGTACTGTGACTTACAGCTAAGCTGTGGTGGGGAAGgtgcagcaaaaagcaaggaCTTTGGCCTTTGGTAGCCACCTGGGCTTCtaccacagctgcttctgctgataTACCATgtgtctttgcaaaaataaatcaaatcgGAGAGGCGCTCAGAAAGCCAGACTTACAGAACAGCTTGTCTCCCACAGGCTTGGAGGACTGCTCAAAACGTTCATGGTCACATGCTAATTCCAAGATCACTGCCTcctcttttttgttattattttcatccGCAAGTTAACCCCATACAGGCTGAAATAACCCGCTGCAGCTTCCACAGACAGCAACACCTGGCAGCTACCGGCCCACTTACACAGCAAAGCCGCTGCACAAACCCTGCAAAGCCACCTGCCCAAAGAGCCTTTCCAAGGCTATCATCCCTCCAGCGGCCTCCTAACCTCTGGGAACCTCCAGCCACTTGTTCCAAGGGTTTGATTCTTTCTATAGGGTGCTCCCAGGGTGATAggtgagaagagcagcagccgCTTTTGGCCAGAAGGTCCGAAGCAGCAAGgtcccagctctggcagggcCCCTCCAGCAGATTTACACGGCGCTGCCAGAAGGGGCCTGTCCAAGCTAAAAGTTACGGGGCTGTCACGGGGGAGAAGGTTGTGGAAGTCAGCGGCAGTGCATTTTTAGATTTTACACttgataaagaggaaaaaatactaacaTTTGATGTGAAGACACCCATGTGCCGGGGGGAAGACAGCAAAACTCTGAATGTGAAACTCATTGTTCCATAAATCATGGAATTAATGGAAATCAGAAGATTGATAATGCTGGACAGGACAGAAGGGGAGAGACTCCTGCAGTAGCCCACTTACACTCAGTCCTAGAGCAAACTATAACATCAACACAGCCATTTAGGAAAGGTTTCCACTCAAGGCATGAGGACAGGCTACACTCTGGGTCTATACAGCGCTACGTGGAGCACCAGGACTCAgtgggcagccaggctgctggaccTCACCCTAATGCACTTCAGGAGCCCAAGAGCAGGTTAAGCTCGTTATGGAGGTATAGTTGGCTGTACTGGAGCAGGAGCCCTCGGACACGCTCCAAAACCAGCTGACACACTGCAGGATGCTCTTAATGTTCAGCTGATCAGCTCCCACTCCCTGctacagccctgctgctctgacaCAGGCTCTTGGTCACATCACACTGCTCTCAGCTGCGGCAAtgtgaaactgcagctgtgctgacatGGGGGGCTCTCAGCCTTGTATGGGCTACAGGAGTAACCAAGAAGAGAACATGATccccttccttaaaaataaataatacaaaaatagtTTCACCTGTTTTACAAGAAAGAAGAGTCTAAGATTATTCTAGGGTTTGCTCCAAGATAAGAAGGGATTTTACACTGCTCAGACAGCAGGCATTCATCATCTCAGACCATGCAAATACTCAGAATCAGGGCTGTAGTTAATTGAAGGACatgaggttttgtttgcataaatacaaaagtaaaaagTTTTCTCTAAGTGTGCAACAGAACTcaaaaaagtctgtttaaacCCACCAGCCTTGCGTGCAGGCTCACAGACGACGCTGGGAGGGAGATTCAGACACAGTCTAAATCCAGATTATATGAAGGGATTGGTCTTGCCGCAATTAAACTTGGGCTGAACTTTGCCTCCTTTCCGTAGAGGACCTTATCATTCTTCAGTATGTGAACTAATACTCATGGCTAATCCCCATATGCTACGTGTAAGGCGTGCCCTTATATATAATCATCGATACCGCGGAACACTGTAAGGACACTTAGGAAGTGCCCTTAATTTATagcccttgcagcagagctcagctttaGGCAGGCTCTCAATGCCTGCCCAGAGCTCGCagtttagaaatgctttttgcaaCAATCTCTCCCAGCCTCACTAGAAACCTCATGTCTTCCCTCTCAGCACATCAAGATGCTGATGCGGGGATCTGCCAAGTGACCTCattcagggaggaggaggaggaggaagggaggttCTCAGCTATCAGTTACCACCGGCTCAATGGCAAAAATATCGGAGAAAAGCATAGAGTCTTCTTGCACCTTTGCCCTCTGGTTTTGGAAGGCACGGGAGAGAAGGGCAAGGCGTTCTCGGAGCGTGGGGTCCACCGCGCACTGCTCAAGAAAAGAATTCCTCTcattctcctcctgcttctgcagcctgtgACAGCGCCTGCAGCCACAGGGAGACACAAACCAAGCAGATAATTTAATGAAGATATTTGCAGAGACTGTTATGTAAGCGCAGGAGCAGCAACGCACTGggggagaaacagcagcagcagctcagcaaggggCTGACCCCAAGCCACGGGGTCCCAAGCAGATCAGGTTATCCTCCTGCGCTGGCACGGCAGGTACTTTTACACCACACTCACAAGCTAAGAAAAGGGTTTTGAAAGCTAGCAGCCCTCAGGAGAGCCTCCTGGCTCAAAGCTACTGCCACGACTAATGGACAACCCACCAACACCCCTCACATGGCTTTGCCGCCCGTAGAGGTGCTCGGGGGAAACGGATGAAGATGAAGGAGCACACACTGCAGTGCTTCActgggaagcagagaagcagccGGGCTTCAGCTGCAGGTTACCAGCATCACTTGTTTATCTTCCCTTTTGCACCGGCAGGGATAAGCAAACTCTGGCTGCTCCGTTGCCTACACTGCCATCCAGCAGAGGATCCCAGAGCACTTGCAAAGCAAACTAAGTGAAATTAATGGGTTTAGGTGCATGAAGACAGAGGCCCCGAGAGCTGAAGGGACTTTGCCTGGCattgaaacagagcaaggtcttaaaaagattagtcaggatgagtttggtacagtgctctgggtgatgctctctTTGTGTTGAGATAAGATAGAGATGGCACCGCCTGTTCCCTCCCACTGACTAAAGTAAAGTACCCTGAATAATTTGAAAAGGTgaaggaatgtactctgaataattagaaaaggttccactgagGATGTTAAAAGTAAACCGCGAGTCAGGAGATCACTGAacaaagaaagctgaaaggTTTACTTCACCTAGATCCCGCCTATTATGAATAGAATTATAGATGttgaaatcaaatgaatatgtatgtaaagatgttgtaacctctcacaaaaactgtataaattacccaacttttcactgaaaacttcggagctagtttgtccagtGCAAATCAGTAGCTCCCCAGCgttgcacgaaataaatacctttgctgccTAAAGACAAAATTAGTCTCTGAGctgttactctgtgccgttttggcatcagcATCAGCCAATAAAGAAGtcagcaccagcacctctgaatCCAAACCCTTACATCCAGCCTTGAACCACttcatctttttcctctttttggccttctccacagagctttgACACAGGTCATCTCTCCCTACTTGGTAGTTGTAGCAGCGATCATTGCAGCGTTGAAAGCTCACAACCAAGAGGTGAGAAGGGaacactgctgcagagcacttgcttcccagctggcacgTTGCTGTGCCCCCTTCACGCTCCAGTCCCCTGGCCACCAAGAACCAGCAGGAGATGAGGGGAAGGCTCCGTACACAGAAAATCGAGGCAACATGCTATAAACAGGACAGCAGTCACCACCCAGCTGAATTCCAATACAgtaagaaaggaaacacagtcACAGACGTTACTAGCGGCACACAGACAGAGCCTCCGGCAGATGCTGTCACCGGtgccaaaaatactttctttggctTGCTCCCCGTGGAGTGTCGTGGGAAATGTTTCTCCATGGCTGACCTACAGCGTTGTGCATGAGGAGGGCTTCCAGCCACCGACATGAGCAACCCTCAACTCAGCCTTCATCAACAGACAAGAATTCCACCACTACATTCCAGAAagtcctgcaggagggagacagaACAAACCCCTGGGTAGACCTTGTGATGATCCACATCTTTCTGGGTGACAGTCAAGCACAAGCTGCTGCACTGCCTCCTCCCATTGTCAAAGTCCTCTCTGCTCTGAGACCTCAAACGCTTctccaacagcagcacagtggcCTCGGAGCTATGACCACCCCTAAGACTGCAAGTAAGGAAGAACAAAGTGCCCTGGGCACAGTAGAGAACACAAGCTGGCATGAGATCAAGCATCATTGCAAAAAAATTGGGGAAATACGTTAACTGTGGGGAAAGCTGGTTGCTTCTGAGGGGAGAGAGGATCACTCAGGGTCCCGTCTGAGACAGGCAGGTGCGGAGAGATGCGAAAAGAATGGTGCAGGGAAGTACCAAGAGAAGGTCatgagattttttcctttagcacaCTGAGCTTGCACCAAAGTCACACactgtgtaattaaaaacagagaacagtGGAAAACTAGTTTTGGCCTTCAAGGCATTTCTGACCTAATTACATTGAACTTTATTTGCTCAGAAGCCCATAAAAAGTGCTCCAGTTTAAGGCAGTTTCCTGATCAGCTGTGGGTTCAGACTAACTCCTATACACCTACAGCCGTCCAACTCTGAAAAGTCACATAAGGACCCCCTACATCACCCCAGCTTTGAAGTGTCACTTCCAGTGCCTTCCCCTGGGCTAGAAGCATTTCCTTGCTGCCCCAAACGGAATTTCAAAGCTTCAGAGACACCCTTTGGAGAGCCTGCCCCACCTCTCAGCACCGTGAAGACACAGGTGCTGAAGCCCAAAGGCACTTCCaagccctgtgctgccctgccttccctgcagaACCCTCCACCTCCAAACTCTCCCCAGCCccggagcaggggcagggaTACCTCATTGTGCTGGAAGCCGGGACAGCGCGAGGCAATTCAGCATCCTACAGCCGGATGGCCTCAACTTTCGAGGCCAGcaaagcaccctgccctgcgcaTTACTGCAGAGGAAGGCTGAAGAAGGTTGCCATCCCACCaaagctggaggggaagaaactgcagtgaataTCACAACAGGTACGCTGCCTGCAGCTATTAGGTGCTACCGCTCAATGCCGTCCCAGGTAAGGAGTGCCGACACTTTCCTCAGCCTCACAGACCCCTGCGAGCCCAGGGACCTGGCCTCACTGATTTAGGGCTCCCACAGATGGGAATTTGCTCTCCGAGGAAATGCAGTCATTGCAATCAACCTTTCCTTCCCAAAACATCAGCTGGAATGTGGATGGAACTGGAATGGGAAGCACCGAGCTCCATTACCCTGAAACCCTGATATTGTGGATGCTTTATTTGTCCTATACCATCCCAAAAAGCACCAAAATCCCTCTGAGGCCGTACGGTAGTTTTACCCCTGGGCAGTGTGTCTTACTGAAAGGAATCTTCCCAACGAACTTCAGCTTCTCCTGATCCTCCTCTTCTTGAGTAACAAAAGCCTTCCACTGGAAGTGGGCTATGATTTTACTCTGGTTGTGGATGACCACGGATCTGTGGTTTGACAGCATGATGTAGGTCTTCCCAACTGCCAAGGAGTTCGTGTCTAGCCTGATGTTGACATCTTCAGCCGCCCCATGAAGGCTTGTGTGAGTATCTTCACCTAGAACAAAGCAAAAGGGAGATATTGCTCACCGCCCTTGCTGACGGGAGTACAAGGAACGGAGGAAGCCACAGGGAACAGAAGTGTCACAGCTTTTAGCTGTATGAGCAGTTCCACAGATCAATGCATTTATTGCATCCCGAGAGCTGCATGTGTACAGCATGGGGACGTCCTGGGCACCACCTTAAAGCACCTTAGTTCTGGGTGGGCTTGTAGAGATTTATCCCTAAGGCGACACTACCTAAAAAAACAGACTTTTTCAGATGTGCCCAGGTAGCCTTTGGGTCGCCATCCCACCCGGGTCACAGGGAATTCTGCATCCAAGTCATTCAGGTGACTCCGAGGAGGCCCACCTCAGTCACGGCTTGCCCAGAGTCTCCTGCAAGCATGCCATCAGGGTTGTGTCTCTCCTGATCCCTTGTTGCCAACATGCCAAGATGCCTGGGGCATGCAGGCAGAAAAGGGAGgtaaaaagaaacaggcaaagtGACAGCCCACGACAGGATGGGATGCAGATGAGAACTTCACTGTcttggagcagcagcatcctcacTTGCTGTGGGTCTGCGAAGATGTCAGACTGAGACCGGTGGGACACAGCCCACACCAAcctgcccatcacagccctgcaaGCCCATTTCTTCTGCCTGGAGCCTGCTGGTGCCTATGCCTGAGCGTGCAAGTCTACACCGAGTATTCCCAAGCTGTCCCACAACCCGAGCGAGCACACCTTTGCTTTCCACCTCAGACCGAGCTGAAGAGGAGAGAGCCACTGGCTATGCATGGCAGTCAATTAACGCCTGGAGTCTTGCTGGAGCACCTGCCAGCACTTCACCCTCCAGAAGTAACCCCCACCAAAGCGCCCTCATTGCCAAGAGCTTCCAAACCTTCATTCTTCCCAACCAAGCAACTCCCGGGAGTCAACTAAGCTCAAACTTGAGCGCCGAGCCTACTCTGCCTGTTGCAGGTGAGGGTCTCCCAGGTGAGGAGCAAACCACAAACATGAGACATCCTCCATCGAAATGGCACTTCTGTGGAGCGTGTTTAAAGCCtcagagccagccccagctgagaaGGGCAGCGACCTGGCCACCCCTGGAGAGCATCCCCCTGCCGAGGCAGAGGCTTCTCCTCGCTGCACGGGTTACAGCAAGGCAGCCAGGGGATGGACCTGCCTTTCCAAGGCTGCCATGCAACAGCACAGGGGGATAGCTGGCTGCCTACTGGATGGACTCCTTAAACCCTAAGCCAGACACAATCCAGCAGAATCACAGTCGTGCCGGCAAAAAGAGCCCCCCCTCTCTTGGAGGGAGGTTGGGGAACGACTCACCCTTCAAACAGATCTCTAGAGCCATTCCTTCATCTCCACACATGGAGAGTTCAGCCTTCGTGCCTGTATAACCTCAACTTCTCTGCTCTtaagggagcagaggaggagtgggagggaTTTGTGGCCAGAGATGAGTTATGTTGCGAGAAACAGCAACGTTTCCAATGACTGGACAGCCTGCTTTCTATAACAGACAACTTAGCATACAAAAATAACCGAGGTTCAGAAGCGTTACAGAGGCAGGTGTGCTTTATAAGCACTGCCTTCCCCCTCCACTGAATCCTCGGTGTACGCTGgcaagcagaggaagcaggacCCAAGAAATGGGAGACATGCACAGTGCTTCAAGCATGCACAGCTCCGGTTCATAAAAACATGACCTCATGCTCTACGAGACAACAAACTACTGCAAAATAAACTCCACAAAAACTATCATGATCTCACTGTCTAAACCCATGGCCACGTGGGTCTTGAAATAATGAGTATAGTTCTGATCTTAAAAACCAAGCCGAAGCCTTTGACATTTAATCattctttctgcccttctccaaAGTACAGAGCAGCTTCCATATGAAGACTGAACAGGATTCCTCAACCTAGAAATCACAGAAGAGATAGGTAGGTTTGTAAAAGCACGAATGGCCTGGGAAAATGTGAACAAgggaaaatttgtcaccattTGTCATAAAACAGGAACCCAAGGGCCTGAAATAGTATTAGTCAGAAATTACAGAAGTGTAGTAGTAGCACTTTCCCAAGGAATGAATATTCCTTCCTTTGGAACGTACTGCCATAGGAGCCTACAGAAGCTCATAGCTACAAACCCACAAAGCAACTGGACAAAGGCTTGGAAGGTAAAACCATCAGAAGTGATTAAACAAAGATGAGAATAAAGCCTCTAGCACAGAAAAAATGCTAACTCCAGGGCCCACGAGGCAGAAAGCATATGCACTGCCTGTTCTACATGCTTTGCTAAGCATCCCctactgctgctctcctggagaggAACCGGGGACACAGACACACTTATGCTCCCAGCTGACACCAGCGTCCCCCAGGGAGAGACCAGCACGAAGCCACACAGAACAAGGGCACACTCAGCCTTTGCCCCTTACCTGCTCACTTGAAGCACCAAAACATGCAGaggtttcaaaagaaaagggtttAGAAGGAGTCTGCAAAGCAAGTTTAATGTTCTGCTTTGAAGGATGCAGAGCGTGGGCACCATGCAGTGTCCAGCACTTACCTGTGTCGTAGTGAACTGTCAGGGGTCTGGAATAATCACCCGTCTTCTGTGGGTGGAAGTCCACTGTTACTTGCACGGCATCACCAATCCCAAGAGTCCCAGCAGAGGGATCGACAGAGAAAGGGCTGCAACACAGAGAGGCACATCAGGATTATTGTGGGAGATTTGGGGACTATGCTCCTTTGGCTGTCTCGTTCACTCCAGCTCACCTGCGCAAGcaagaagcaaacaaaccacagtcagcagaagaaaaagagaacagacaGCATCAGAAACTGAGCCACCGACTCGACTCCTGAAGAGCTCCAGCCCTCAGAACATCCTATGCTATAAAATAACCTCGTCTCCCCCATACCCTGCATCGAGttttctgcagcaaggctcAAGAGTCTGACTGCTAGCGATACGATCAGAGGAGGGTTTTTGAAGAGCACGGAGATGGTGAGGGTtatttgcatgcacagcttgACAGGGACTTCCTCAGGAATCTGTCTTTTCCTGCCACCTATACACCTCAAGAGATATAAATGTCAAGGCAATGCTTGTCCCAGTGAGATTGCAG
This region includes:
- the LOC129737071 gene encoding hydrocephalus-inducing protein homolog — protein: MQSPFSVDPSAGTLGIGDAVQVTVDFHPQKTGDYSRPLTVHYDTGEDTHTSLHGAAEDVNIRLDTNSLAVGKTYIMLSNHRSVVIHNQSKIIAHFQWKAFVTQEEEDQEKLKFVGKIPFRGRCVAKFFN